A window from Rhizobium sp. BG4 encodes these proteins:
- a CDS encoding cytochrome c, with protein sequence MVRRFIRFVLCLIGVVIIGGAAFYFITAPNPLPESHWADLGAPDVKNGEMVFWAGGCVSCHAAPGSEGDAKLTLSGGLALKSPFGTFHVPNISPDEKAGIGTWTLAQFGNAMKRGVGPQGQHLYPSFPYGSYARLSDKDVNDLFGYIKTLPKSTNVAPPHELPFPYNIRLALGGWKFLYFNDQPRVVLANADDKLKRGQYLVEGPGHCGECHTPRDALGGFKPDMWLAGAPNPEGEGRIPNITPGGQDVGNWSEADIANYLETGFTPDFDSAGGSMTEVQQNIAHLPKSDIEAIAAYLKAVPKR encoded by the coding sequence ATGGTCCGCAGGTTCATCCGCTTCGTGCTCTGTCTGATCGGCGTCGTCATCATCGGCGGCGCGGCCTTCTATTTCATCACCGCGCCCAATCCGCTGCCCGAAAGCCACTGGGCCGATCTCGGCGCGCCCGATGTGAAGAACGGCGAGATGGTGTTCTGGGCGGGCGGCTGTGTCAGCTGTCATGCGGCGCCCGGTTCTGAAGGCGATGCCAAGCTGACGCTCTCCGGCGGTCTGGCGCTGAAGAGCCCCTTCGGCACCTTCCATGTCCCCAACATCTCTCCGGATGAAAAGGCAGGCATCGGCACCTGGACGCTGGCGCAATTCGGCAATGCCATGAAGCGCGGCGTCGGCCCGCAGGGCCAGCATCTCTACCCGTCCTTCCCCTACGGCTCCTATGCGCGCCTCAGCGACAAGGACGTCAACGACCTCTTCGGCTACATCAAGACGCTGCCGAAGAGCACGAATGTCGCCCCGCCGCATGAGCTGCCGTTCCCCTATAATATCCGTCTGGCGCTTGGCGGCTGGAAGTTCCTCTATTTCAACGATCAGCCGCGCGTCGTGCTGGCGAATGCCGACGACAAGCTGAAGCGCGGCCAGTATCTGGTCGAAGGTCCCGGCCATTGCGGCGAATGCCACACGCCGCGCGATGCGCTGGGCGGCTTCAAGCCCGACATGTGGCTGGCAGGCGCGCCGAACCCGGAAGGCGAGGGGCGCATCCCCAACATCACCCCTGGCGGCCAGGATGTCGGCAACTGGAGCGAAGCCGATATCGCCAACTACCTCGAAACCGGCTTCACCCCGGATTTCGACTCGGCCGGCGGCTCGATGACCGAAGTCCAGCAAAACATCGCCCACCTGCCGAAGAGCGATATCGAGGCAATCGCCGCCTATCTGAAGGCGGTGCCGAAGCGGTGA
- a CDS encoding ABC transporter ATP-binding protein gives MELGLNAPVQNAAPSSRNNARLELDGIRRSFGAYNALDGIDLAIEPGEFIALLGPSGCGKSTALNCIAGLLGLSGGEIRLGGNRIDQLEPEKRGFGMVFQSYALFPHMSVRKNVGFGLAMQGIKGPEADKRINDALALVRLESQAEKLPGQLSGGQQQRVAIARAVVIRPPIVLMDEPLSNLDAKLRLEMRAEIRGIHDQIGSTTIYVTHDQDEALSLADRIVVMSQGHIEQIGTPQDLYQRPVNLNVADFMGFRTRIPGKVVSVSGDEATIEAAGARLTGTMRTPLQASDSAVLSVRPEDLVATGAADGIPATVASMEYRGRAFFGMAKAKDGSDLYFRADDPLARGAETRLQPVAGRALLFKGTPA, from the coding sequence ATGGAGCTTGGATTGAACGCGCCAGTCCAGAACGCTGCGCCGTCTTCGCGCAACAATGCCCGCCTCGAACTCGACGGCATCCGCCGCTCGTTCGGCGCCTATAACGCGCTCGACGGTATCGATCTCGCCATCGAGCCCGGTGAGTTCATCGCGCTGCTCGGCCCGTCCGGCTGCGGCAAGTCGACGGCGCTGAACTGTATTGCCGGATTGCTCGGCCTTTCCGGCGGCGAAATCCGTCTCGGTGGCAACCGCATCGATCAGCTGGAGCCTGAAAAGCGCGGCTTCGGCATGGTGTTTCAGAGCTACGCCCTCTTCCCGCATATGAGCGTGCGAAAGAATGTCGGCTTCGGCCTTGCCATGCAGGGCATCAAGGGACCGGAGGCGGACAAGCGGATCAATGATGCGCTGGCGCTGGTGCGACTGGAAAGCCAGGCGGAAAAACTGCCCGGTCAGCTCTCCGGTGGCCAGCAGCAGCGCGTGGCGATTGCGCGTGCCGTCGTCATCCGCCCGCCGATTGTCCTCATGGACGAGCCGCTGTCGAACCTCGATGCCAAGCTGCGTCTCGAGATGCGCGCCGAAATCCGCGGCATCCACGACCAGATCGGCTCGACCACGATTTACGTCACCCACGACCAGGACGAGGCGCTGTCGCTTGCCGACCGCATCGTCGTCATGAGCCAGGGCCATATCGAACAGATCGGTACGCCGCAGGATCTCTATCAGCGGCCGGTCAATCTGAATGTCGCAGACTTCATGGGCTTCCGAACCCGCATTCCCGGCAAGGTCGTTTCGGTCTCCGGTGACGAAGCAACCATCGAGGCTGCCGGTGCGCGGTTGACGGGCACGATGCGCACGCCGCTGCAGGCCAGTGACAGCGCAGTCCTCTCCGTTCGCCCGGAAGATTTGGTCGCGACGGGCGCCGCAGATGGCATCCCGGCGACGGTTGCGAGCATGGAATATCGCGGCCGCGCCTTTTTCGGCATGGCCAAGGCCAAGGACGGATCCGACCTCTATTTCCGCGCCGATGACCCGCTGGCGCGCGGCGCCGAGACGCGGCTGCAGCCGGTCGCCGGACGGGCGCTGCTCTTCAAGGGAACTCCCGCATGA
- a CDS encoding cytochrome c has protein sequence MKFKAIAAAVMVAGMAATAVFAQDGTHEAREAMMKKIGGSVGAMTAIAKGEKPYDAEAVKAALTTISETAKAFPDQFKPGTEQGDKEASPKIWENMADFKARADKLSADADTILAQLPADQAGVGGALKTLGANCGGCHQAYRIKE, from the coding sequence ATGAAGTTCAAAGCGATAGCGGCAGCTGTCATGGTTGCCGGAATGGCGGCCACGGCGGTCTTCGCGCAGGACGGCACGCATGAAGCGCGTGAAGCCATGATGAAGAAGATCGGCGGTTCGGTCGGAGCCATGACGGCGATCGCCAAGGGCGAGAAGCCCTACGATGCCGAGGCCGTCAAGGCCGCGCTCACCACCATTTCGGAAACCGCCAAGGCCTTCCCGGACCAGTTCAAGCCGGGTACCGAGCAGGGCGACAAGGAAGCCAGCCCGAAGATCTGGGAAAACATGGCGGACTTCAAGGCGCGGGCAGACAAGCTGAGCGCTGACGCAGACACCATCCTTGCCCAGCTTCCGGCAGATCAGGCCGGTGTCGGCGGCGCGCTGAAGACGCTCGGCGCCAATTGCGGCGGCTGTCATCAGGCCTACCGCATCAAGGAATAG
- a CDS encoding sugar ABC transporter permease has translation MSGPSLRTRLAARGLDGTTLLVLPGLIFMIALFVYPFLYGVVDSLTPKDGGAWYANYVKFFSDPFQYNTIGATMWLALPVTIVNLALAVPIAFRVRLMRRQRLLTTILVLPITLGTVFVADGLLTFLGPRGWFNHTLLALGIFSDPVKLTNNYWGVFASLLITGFPFAFLLTLSYITGIDPAIEQAAATLGASPRQRFFRVFLPLLVPGLAVTFCLAFVQAFAVFPSAVLLGAPAGPTRVISIAAYQAAFEQYDHSLGSAIALIMGAVELVVVVAILGCRSFFYRGPAGGTKG, from the coding sequence ATGAGCGGGCCGTCGCTCCGCACCCGGCTTGCCGCCCGCGGCCTCGACGGCACGACCTTGCTGGTCCTGCCGGGCCTGATCTTCATGATCGCGCTGTTCGTCTATCCCTTCCTCTACGGCGTCGTGGATTCGCTGACGCCGAAGGATGGCGGGGCGTGGTATGCGAATTACGTCAAGTTCTTCAGCGATCCGTTCCAGTACAACACCATCGGCGCGACCATGTGGCTGGCGCTGCCTGTCACCATCGTCAACCTGGCGCTCGCCGTGCCGATTGCGTTTCGCGTCCGCCTCATGCGGCGCCAGCGGTTGCTGACAACCATCCTTGTGCTGCCGATCACGCTCGGAACGGTTTTCGTTGCTGATGGTCTCCTGACGTTCCTCGGGCCGCGCGGCTGGTTCAATCACACGTTGCTGGCGCTCGGCATCTTCAGCGATCCGGTCAAGCTCACCAACAATTACTGGGGCGTCTTCGCCTCGCTGCTGATCACCGGCTTTCCCTTCGCCTTCCTGCTGACGCTCTCCTATATCACCGGCATCGATCCGGCGATCGAGCAGGCAGCGGCGACGCTCGGCGCCAGCCCGCGCCAGCGCTTCTTCCGGGTCTTCCTGCCGCTTCTGGTGCCCGGCCTTGCCGTCACCTTCTGCCTCGCCTTCGTGCAGGCCTTCGCGGTCTTTCCATCCGCGGTGCTGCTCGGCGCGCCGGCGGGGCCGACGCGGGTCATCTCGATTGCGGCCTATCAGGCGGCCTTCGAGCAGTATGATCATTCGCTGGGTTCGGCGATCGCGCTCATCATGGGAGCCGTCGAACTCGTCGTCGTGGTGGCGATCCTCGGCTGCCGTTCCTTCTTCTATCGCGGCCCTGCCGGCGGCACGAAAGGCTGA
- a CDS encoding ABC transporter permease subunit: MIRDQGLTSKIWRFAVWAIAALFILNLLAVIAVVIINSFSTRWLGTWLPAGWTTRWYFSAWKEFQLSSVVLVTFQIVFTVTLISGLLGVMTAYALARRDFAGKKLIVLLFLLPLLIPPLTYGIPLATVLYQLGLGGTFWGVVLINLVPSFPFVVLVMIPFIEQIDPRIEAAARVFGAGTTSLFIRILLPLLLPGMLAALLLVLVRTIAMFELTFLIAGPTTQTLVVSLYYAVFASGVRAAQSIDAMAVIYMITTLFWLIIALQFVNPTQIVARAKQQSSH, encoded by the coding sequence ATGATCCGTGATCAGGGACTGACATCGAAAATCTGGCGCTTTGCCGTCTGGGCCATTGCCGCGCTCTTCATCCTCAACCTGCTTGCCGTCATCGCCGTCGTCATCATCAATTCCTTCTCGACGCGCTGGCTCGGTACATGGCTGCCGGCCGGCTGGACCACGCGCTGGTATTTCAGCGCCTGGAAAGAATTCCAGCTGTCGAGCGTCGTGCTCGTCACCTTCCAGATCGTCTTCACCGTCACGCTGATCTCCGGCCTGCTCGGCGTCATGACGGCCTATGCGCTGGCGCGCCGGGATTTTGCCGGCAAGAAGCTGATCGTGCTGCTCTTCCTGCTGCCGCTGCTGATCCCGCCGCTGACCTACGGCATTCCGCTCGCCACCGTGCTCTACCAACTCGGCCTCGGCGGCACCTTCTGGGGCGTGGTGCTGATCAATCTCGTGCCGTCCTTCCCCTTTGTCGTGCTGGTGATGATCCCGTTCATCGAGCAGATCGATCCGCGCATCGAGGCGGCGGCCCGCGTCTTCGGGGCGGGAACGACGAGCCTGTTCATCCGCATCCTGCTGCCGCTGCTTCTGCCCGGCATGCTGGCGGCACTGCTGCTCGTGCTGGTGCGCACCATCGCCATGTTCGAGCTGACCTTCCTGATCGCCGGGCCGACGACGCAGACGCTTGTCGTCTCGCTCTATTACGCGGTCTTCGCTTCAGGCGTGCGCGCCGCGCAATCGATCGACGCCATGGCGGTGATCTACATGATCACGACGCTCTTCTGGCTGATCATCGCGCTGCAGTTCGTCAACCCGACGCAGATCGTTGCCCGCGCCAAGCAGCAATCCTCGCACTAA
- a CDS encoding APC family permease, which translates to MSGVPLETLPEQPELKRVMGPGLLLLFIVGDILGTGIYALTGQVAAEVGGVVWLPFLIAFVVALLTALSYLELVTKYPRAAGAALYTHKAFGIHFLTFLIAFAVMSSGITSASTASRAFAANFSEAFGFDFGDYGVTFIAVAFIALVAAVNFRGVGESVKLNVLLTVVELTGLLIIIGIGFWAIAGGEGDVSRAWTFQPSSEHGVFWSVIAATTLAFFAMVGFEDSVNMAEECKEPSRIFPKVLLGGLFITGVIYVLVAISAITLVPAAELGEGETPLLKVVQAGAPNFPVGVFGIITMFAVANSALINMMMASRLIYGMSREQVLPEVLGKVHAGRKTPYIAIGFTSLLAVGLILFAGGVPALGGTTALLLLGVFAVVNIAVLVLRKDKVDHPHFRTPTIVPILGAATCLFLVGPWTGRDPVQYAIAAILIGIGAVLWFATIGFMRSSANQSD; encoded by the coding sequence ATGAGCGGTGTGCCACTGGAAACCTTGCCGGAGCAGCCGGAGCTGAAGCGGGTGATGGGGCCGGGACTGCTGCTCCTCTTCATCGTCGGCGACATCCTCGGCACCGGCATCTACGCGCTGACCGGACAGGTCGCGGCCGAAGTCGGCGGCGTCGTCTGGCTGCCCTTCCTGATCGCCTTCGTCGTCGCGCTGCTGACGGCGCTCAGCTATCTAGAACTGGTCACCAAATATCCGCGTGCGGCCGGTGCGGCGCTCTACACGCACAAGGCTTTCGGCATCCACTTCCTGACTTTCCTGATCGCCTTTGCCGTCATGTCCTCGGGCATCACCTCGGCCTCGACGGCATCGCGCGCTTTCGCCGCCAATTTCTCGGAAGCCTTCGGTTTCGATTTCGGCGATTACGGCGTGACCTTCATCGCCGTTGCCTTCATCGCCCTGGTCGCCGCCGTCAATTTCCGCGGGGTCGGCGAGAGCGTGAAGCTCAACGTGCTCCTGACCGTCGTCGAACTGACGGGACTGCTGATCATCATCGGCATCGGCTTCTGGGCGATTGCCGGCGGCGAAGGCGATGTGTCGCGCGCCTGGACCTTCCAGCCGAGCAGCGAGCACGGCGTGTTCTGGTCCGTCATCGCGGCAACGACACTCGCCTTCTTCGCGATGGTCGGCTTCGAGGATTCGGTCAACATGGCCGAGGAGTGCAAGGAGCCCAGCCGGATCTTCCCGAAGGTGTTGCTCGGCGGCCTGTTCATCACCGGCGTCATCTATGTGCTCGTCGCCATCTCGGCGATCACGCTGGTGCCGGCCGCTGAACTCGGCGAAGGCGAGACGCCGCTTCTGAAGGTTGTTCAGGCAGGAGCGCCGAACTTCCCGGTCGGCGTCTTCGGCATCATCACCATGTTTGCGGTCGCCAATTCGGCGCTGATCAACATGATGATGGCGAGCCGGCTGATCTACGGCATGAGCCGCGAGCAGGTGCTGCCCGAAGTGCTCGGCAAGGTGCATGCCGGCCGCAAGACGCCCTACATCGCGATCGGCTTCACGTCGCTGCTTGCCGTCGGGCTCATCCTCTTTGCCGGCGGCGTACCGGCGCTTGGCGGCACGACGGCGCTGCTGCTGCTCGGTGTCTTTGCCGTCGTCAACATCGCCGTCCTCGTGCTGCGGAAGGACAAGGTCGATCACCCGCATTTCCGCACGCCGACCATCGTGCCGATCCTCGGCGCGGCCACCTGCCTGTTCCTGGTCGGCCCGTGGACCGGGCGCGACCCCGTTCAGTATGCCATCGCTGCGATCCTGATCGGCATCGGCGCCGTCCTCTGGTTCGCGACGATCGGCTTCATGCGAAGCAGCGCGAACCAGAGTGATTAG
- a CDS encoding LysE family translocator, with the protein MTYSENLWLYFTLLFGIIIVPGMDMLFVLANALTGGRGRGMAATAGIMAGGAVHSLYGAIGVGILASLLPSLFAPLLFIGAAYMVWIGFTLIRSSIRVETVGDGAVRTDWRAFRQGAITCLINPKAYLFMLAVYPQFLKPVYGPIWMQGVIMGAMTLATQFAIYGAVAFTADRSRTLLIANPAATILIGRVAGALLILVAVLTAWHGWQTEVSFSASGN; encoded by the coding sequence ATGACCTACAGCGAAAACCTCTGGCTCTACTTCACCCTTCTTTTCGGCATCATCATCGTTCCCGGCATGGACATGCTCTTCGTTCTCGCCAATGCGCTGACCGGGGGCAGGGGCCGCGGCATGGCGGCGACGGCGGGCATCATGGCGGGCGGGGCGGTGCATTCGCTCTACGGCGCGATCGGCGTCGGCATTCTCGCCAGCCTGCTGCCGTCGCTCTTCGCGCCGCTGCTCTTCATCGGCGCCGCCTATATGGTCTGGATCGGCTTCACGCTGATCCGCTCTTCGATCCGGGTGGAAACCGTCGGCGACGGCGCCGTGCGCACCGACTGGCGCGCCTTCCGCCAGGGCGCCATCACCTGCCTCATCAATCCCAAGGCCTATCTCTTCATGCTGGCGGTCTATCCGCAATTCCTGAAGCCCGTTTATGGCCCGATCTGGATGCAAGGCGTCATCATGGGGGCCATGACACTCGCCACCCAGTTCGCCATCTACGGCGCCGTCGCCTTCACCGCCGACCGCAGCCGCACGCTGCTGATCGCCAACCCCGCCGCGACGATCCTGATCGGACGTGTCGCCGGTGCGCTGCTGATCTTGGTTGCGGTGCTGACGGCCTGGCATGGATGGCAGACGGAAGTGTCATTCTCGGCGAGCGGCAATTGA
- a CDS encoding type II toxin-antitoxin system HicA family toxin gives MNGRHRRTLQAVFHDPVSGSIVWDDIESLLVAVGCTIIEGNGSHVRFEKDGKLAFFHRPHPEKEAKRYKVKDTRRFLQLLGVEP, from the coding sequence ATGAACGGGCGGCATCGACGGACATTGCAGGCAGTCTTCCACGATCCGGTCTCCGGCTCGATCGTCTGGGACGATATTGAAAGCCTGCTCGTCGCGGTCGGCTGCACCATTATCGAAGGAAACGGCTCGCACGTGAGGTTCGAGAAGGACGGCAAACTCGCCTTCTTCCATCGCCCGCATCCGGAGAAGGAAGCCAAGCGCTATAAGGTCAAGGATACCCGGCGCTTCCTGCAGTTATTGGGAGTTGAGCCATGA
- a CDS encoding GntR family transcriptional regulator, whose protein sequence is MRQASGSEAIDFPPMTERPAKLRRVTTADAIFNQLYADIVSLRMPPGMSLQEKKIAEEFGVSRTPVREALLRLAEGGLVDIYPQSATVVSRVPVSAIPEAVVVRKALETTTVEAATRGATPADIQRLDMIISRQKSLASLGDTSGFHEEDEAFHEAITRIAGYPGIWTILKTVKVQIDRARRLTLPALGRMDNVVREHIVIRDAIAGHDVEAAREAMLHHLSAVIPDVAELRTRYPDYFC, encoded by the coding sequence ATGCGGCAGGCATCCGGTTCCGAAGCGATCGACTTTCCGCCTATGACGGAAAGACCGGCGAAGCTGCGCCGCGTGACGACTGCGGATGCCATTTTCAACCAGCTCTATGCGGATATCGTCTCGCTGCGCATGCCGCCGGGAATGTCGCTTCAGGAGAAGAAGATCGCCGAGGAATTCGGCGTCAGCCGCACCCCGGTGCGAGAAGCCCTGCTGCGGCTCGCCGAAGGCGGCCTCGTCGATATCTATCCGCAATCGGCGACCGTCGTTTCCCGTGTTCCGGTTTCCGCCATTCCCGAAGCCGTTGTCGTTCGCAAGGCGCTGGAGACGACGACAGTCGAAGCTGCGACCCGCGGCGCGACACCGGCCGATATCCAGCGGCTCGACATGATCATAAGCCGGCAGAAATCGCTGGCCTCGCTCGGCGACACCTCGGGTTTCCACGAGGAAGACGAGGCCTTCCATGAGGCGATCACCCGGATTGCCGGCTACCCCGGCATCTGGACGATCCTGAAGACGGTAAAGGTGCAGATCGACCGCGCCCGCCGCCTGACGCTGCCGGCGCTCGGACGCATGGACAATGTCGTGCGCGAGCATATCGTCATTCGTGACGCGATCGCCGGTCATGACGTGGAGGCCGCCCGCGAGGCGATGCTGCATCACCTCAGCGCCGTCATCCCTGACGTAGCGGAGCTGCGCACCCGCTATCCCGATTATTTCTGCTGA
- a CDS encoding YafY family protein, whose amino-acid sequence MRKASRLFEIIQILRLSKKPMTAQAMADRLEVTVRSIYRDIAALQAMRVPIEGGRGIGYIMRPGFDLPPLMFSIEETEAIVLSLALLERTGDEELKQAARRVNQKIAGAVPAPLRQTMENKALYAWGTVAPPPASFDLGLARRAIRDEQKLVLDYRDELGRATERVIRPIALIYYSHYANLVGWCELRQAIRNFRSDRIAHCEAGDAFFRGDGNRLRADWMSGWANPPA is encoded by the coding sequence ATGCGCAAGGCATCGCGGCTTTTCGAGATCATCCAGATTCTGCGGCTTTCGAAGAAGCCGATGACGGCGCAGGCGATGGCCGACCGTCTGGAAGTGACGGTGCGCTCGATCTACCGCGATATCGCAGCACTTCAGGCGATGCGCGTGCCGATCGAGGGCGGGCGCGGCATCGGTTATATCATGCGGCCCGGCTTCGACCTGCCGCCGCTGATGTTCTCGATCGAGGAGACCGAGGCGATCGTCTTGTCGCTGGCGCTGCTCGAGCGGACCGGCGACGAGGAGCTGAAGCAGGCGGCGCGGCGGGTGAACCAGAAAATCGCGGGCGCGGTCCCGGCGCCGCTGCGCCAGACGATGGAAAACAAGGCGCTCTACGCCTGGGGCACGGTGGCGCCGCCGCCCGCAAGCTTCGACCTCGGCCTGGCGCGCCGGGCGATCCGCGACGAGCAGAAACTGGTGCTCGACTATCGCGACGAACTCGGCCGCGCCACCGAGCGCGTCATCCGGCCGATCGCGCTGATCTACTATTCGCATTATGCCAATCTGGTCGGCTGGTGCGAGCTGCGCCAGGCGATCCGCAATTTCCGCAGCGACCGCATCGCCCATTGCGAGGCTGGCGACGCCTTCTTCCGCGGCGATGGCAACAGGCTGCGCGCCGACTGGATGAGCGGCTGGGCCAATCCTCCGGCCTGA
- a CDS encoding type II toxin-antitoxin system HicB family antitoxin encodes MNVMNYNGYAARIEFDAEDEIFFGNIAAISDVIGFHADTVEGLKTAFHEAVDDYVETCRKLGKEPQKTYSGKMMFRVDPDVHARAARAAELAGKSLNQWAEEVLATAADKSAA; translated from the coding sequence ATGAATGTCATGAATTACAACGGATATGCAGCGCGCATTGAGTTCGATGCTGAAGACGAGATCTTCTTCGGCAATATCGCCGCCATTTCCGATGTCATCGGCTTTCATGCGGATACGGTCGAAGGCCTGAAGACGGCCTTCCACGAAGCGGTCGACGATTATGTCGAAACCTGCCGGAAGCTCGGCAAGGAGCCGCAGAAAACCTATTCCGGCAAGATGATGTTCCGTGTCGACCCTGATGTCCACGCCCGCGCGGCACGGGCCGCGGAGCTGGCGGGCAAGAGCCTGAACCAGTGGGCCGAAGAGGTGCTGGCAACGGCCGCGGATAAGTCCGCCGCTTGA
- a CDS encoding DNA helicase, whose translation MKLSAPVYRLKRKARLLSRKEKIPLHEALDRIAAGEGFGGWSLLSARMTEVLPGSALFARLDPGDLVLLGARPGHGKTLMSLELAVEAMKSGNRSAFFTLEYTGRDVLDRFAAIGADFERFRDLFEFDASDAISADYIAARLASAPRGTLAVIDYLQILDQKRDNPDLMTQVRALKAFARERGIVIVFISQIDRSYDPALKPFPDIGDVRLPNPLDLGLFDKTCFVNNGAIEFRAA comes from the coding sequence ATGAAACTGTCTGCACCTGTCTATCGCCTGAAACGCAAGGCAAGACTGCTTTCCCGCAAAGAGAAGATCCCGCTTCATGAAGCGCTTGACCGGATCGCCGCCGGTGAAGGCTTCGGCGGCTGGAGCCTGCTCTCCGCCAGGATGACCGAAGTCCTGCCCGGCAGCGCGCTTTTCGCGCGTCTTGACCCCGGCGATCTCGTGCTTCTTGGCGCGCGCCCGGGCCACGGCAAGACGCTGATGAGCCTGGAGCTCGCCGTCGAGGCGATGAAATCCGGCAATCGCAGCGCCTTCTTCACGCTCGAATATACCGGCCGGGACGTCCTCGATCGCTTCGCCGCGATCGGCGCGGATTTCGAGCGCTTCCGGGACCTGTTCGAGTTCGACGCGTCCGACGCGATCAGCGCCGATTATATCGCCGCCCGCCTTGCATCCGCGCCGCGCGGCACGCTCGCCGTGATCGATTATCTGCAGATCCTCGACCAGAAGCGCGACAATCCTGATCTGATGACCCAGGTCCGCGCTCTGAAAGCTTTCGCGCGGGAAAGGGGCATCGTCATCGTCTTCATCTCGCAGATCGACCGGTCCTACGATCCGGCGCTGAAGCCTTTCCCGGATATCGGCGACGTCAGGCTGCCGAATCCGTTGGATCTCGGCCTGTTTGACAAGACCTGCTTCGTGAACAACGGGGCGATCGAGTTCCGGGCGGCATAG
- the uxuA gene encoding mannonate dehydratase, whose translation MRQGWRWFGPEAPVTLDEVRQTGATNIVSSLHQVPIGRAWTEKEVAERKSMIETTPAGRSPLVWSVVESIPIPDAVKRKGGKAKAEIEAWIASMEAVAACDIPIICYNFMPVVDWTRTELDYITPTGATAMRFDHERFAAFDLFVLQRQSAGNDYSEEDQKRAREVFDEMSEEEVAEITRIITSALPGSTTEPLTIPGFREVLSAYAGIDAPKLRQHLIEFLQAVTPAAEARGVKLTLHPDDPPRSLFGLPRIASNAEDYAALFDAVPSPANGMCYCTGSLGVRAENDMPEIARRFASRIYFAHLRATKREGDGRSFHESAHLEGDVDMVAVLKELVAEDNKRSASDQIVFRSDHGHRMLDDLTKTVTPGYPAIGRMRGLAELRGILYALGSIPS comes from the coding sequence ATGCGGCAAGGTTGGAGATGGTTTGGGCCTGAAGCCCCGGTGACACTGGACGAGGTGCGCCAGACCGGCGCGACGAACATCGTCTCCTCGCTGCATCAGGTGCCGATCGGCCGCGCCTGGACCGAAAAGGAAGTCGCCGAGCGCAAATCGATGATCGAGACGACGCCTGCAGGGCGCTCGCCGCTCGTCTGGTCGGTTGTCGAAAGCATCCCGATCCCCGATGCGGTTAAGCGCAAGGGCGGCAAGGCGAAAGCCGAGATCGAAGCCTGGATCGCCAGCATGGAAGCGGTCGCAGCCTGCGATATCCCGATCATCTGCTACAATTTCATGCCCGTCGTCGACTGGACGCGCACCGAGCTCGACTACATCACGCCGACAGGCGCGACCGCCATGCGCTTCGATCACGAGCGTTTCGCCGCCTTCGATCTCTTCGTGCTGCAGCGCCAGAGCGCCGGAAACGATTATTCCGAAGAAGACCAGAAGCGCGCTCGCGAGGTCTTCGACGAGATGAGCGAAGAGGAGGTCGCCGAGATCACCCGCATCATCACCTCGGCCTTGCCTGGATCGACCACCGAGCCGCTGACGATCCCCGGTTTCCGCGAGGTCCTGTCTGCCTATGCCGGCATCGATGCCCCGAAGCTGCGCCAGCACCTTATCGAGTTCCTGCAGGCTGTCACGCCGGCCGCCGAAGCCCGCGGCGTCAAGCTGACGCTGCATCCCGATGATCCGCCGCGTTCGCTGTTCGGCCTGCCGCGCATCGCCTCCAATGCCGAAGATTATGCCGCCCTCTTCGACGCCGTGCCATCGCCGGCCAACGGCATGTGCTACTGCACCGGCAGCCTCGGCGTGCGCGCCGAAAACGACATGCCCGAGATTGCCCGCCGCTTTGCCTCGCGCATCTATTTCGCCCATCTTCGCGCCACCAAGCGCGAGGGCGACGGCCGCTCCTTCCACGAGAGCGCCCATCTCGAGGGCGATGTCGACATGGTCGCCGTGCTCAAGGAACTGGTCGCCGAAGACAACAAGCGCAGCGCCAGCGACCAGATCGTCTTCCGCTCCGACCACGGCCACCGCATGCTCGACGACCTCACCAAGACCGTCACGCCAGGCTACCCGGCGATCGGCCGCATGCGCGGTCTCGCAGAGCTCAGAGGCATTCTCTACGCGCTGGGTTCGATCCCGTCCTAA